In the Nocardioides panaciterrulae genome, GGGGAGCGGTCGCTGCGGATCATCGGCGTCCTGGACTGGGAGATGGCCACCGTCGGCGACCCGCTGATGGACCTCGGCGGCATGCTCGCCTACTGGGTCGAGGCCGGGGACGACGAGTTCTTCCAGTCCTTCCGCCGCCAGCCGACTACCGCGCCCGGCATGTGGACGCGGGAGCGGTTCGTGGCGGCGTACTGCGCCCGGATGGGCTTCGAGATGACGCCCGAGTGCTGGCGGTTCTACGAGGTGTTCGGGCTGTTCCGGCTCGCGGTGATCGCCCAGCAGATCTGGTACCGCTACTACCATCGGCAGACCACCAACGAGGCGTACGCCGTGTTCGGGCCCGCGGTCGGCTACCTGGAGAAGCGCTGCCGGCAGCTGGTCTCGGCCGGCTCGAGCGCCGAGCGCAGGCCCTGATGGGGGTCGTGCTGCTGGTCCGGCACGGGCAGGCGTCCTTCGGCGCCGACGACTACGACGTGCTCTCGGAGACCGGCTGGGAGCAGAGCCGGTTGCTCGGGGCGTGGCTGGCCGAGCGCAAGGTGGCCCCCGACGTCGTGTGGCGCGGCGCGATGCGCCGGCACCGGGAGACCGCCGAGGGGATGCTGGCCGGCGCCGCGTGGGAGGTGCCGGTGGAGGTCGACCCCGGGTGGGACGAGTTCGACCACCTCGGCGTGGTCGCCGCCTTCCCGGGCGCACCCGCGGGTGATGCGATGCGGGCCGGTGACCGGCGCGAGTTCCAGCGGCTCTTCGAGCGTGCCACCGCGCGGTGGAGCGCCGGCGGGCACGACGAGGACTATCCGGAGTCCTACCCGGCGTTCCTCGCCCGGGTCCGCGCCGCGCTCGACCGCGCCTGCGCGGCCGCGGGGCCGGGCGGGACCGTGGTCGCGGTCAGCTCGGGCGGCCCGATCGCGGCCGCCTGCGCCGCACTGGTCGACCCGACCGGCGAGGACCCCGCCGTGCTGGCGCGGTTGTGGGCCCGGTTCAACACGGTCACGGTGAACTCCTCGGTGACCAGGGTGGTGGTCGGCCCGACCGGTCCGCGGCTGCTCACCTTCAACGAGCACCCGCACCTCGAGGGCGAGCACCTCACCTACCGCTGACGGCTCGGTGGTGCCGGGGGGCGCGGGGGCGCCGGTGGTCCCGGTGACCTGGTTCATCCGACCGGTCCGGATTGAGGACGACCGTCAGCGGGCATCACCTCCTCCACGGGGAGTCCCGGTGGTGGCGCGCCTCGCGTCGCGACCTTCCCGTCGACCCCGGAGGTCCCCGTGCGGCTCGTGGTGCTGCTCGTCGTCTTCATCGCCGGCACCATCTACGCCGGAGCGTCTCCGGTGCGGCTGCCGCTCAACTGCGCCGCGGCCCTTCGCGGCGCCTGGCCGGTGCCACGGGTGCCCCAGGGGCACGCCCATAACGACTACGAGCACCGGCACCCGCTCACCGACGCCCTGGCGGCCGGGTTCACCAGCGTCGAGGCCGATGTCTGGGCCGTGGACGGCGAGCTGCTGGTCGCGCACCAGCGGAACCAGGTGGACCCGTCGCGGACCCTGGAGAAGCTCTACCTCCGCCCGCTCGCCCGCGACGTGCGCGGGGGGTCGCTCCCTCCCCGGGTGCAGCTGCTGGTCGACGTCAAGGGTGCGCCCGCGGGGACGCTGCCGCTGCTGCGCACCGAGCTCGCGTCGTACTCCTCGATGCTCACCCGCTACCGCGGCTGTACGGCGGTGCCGGGCCCGGTCAGCGTCGTGGTCTCCGGCAACGCGCACCCGGTCGTCCCGGATCCCGGCACCACGTCGCTGTTCGGCTACGACGAGCCGCTCCGGCCGGGGCATCAGCGCCCCGTCGGGGAGGCCGTCACCCCGCTCGCCTCGGCGGACTGGGCCGACTTCTTCACCTGGGACGGTCGCGGCGACATGCCGCGCGACGAGCACGACCGCCTCCTCCGGCTGGTCGAGGGAGCACACGCCGCGGGCTCCGCGATCCGGTTCTGGGACACCCCGGACGACCCCGGCCCGGCACGGGACGACCTCTGGCGAGAGCTCGCCGCCGACGGTGTGGACTACGTCAACACCGACGATCTCGCCGGCTATGCGGCGTTCCGCCGTCAGTCGCAGCCGCGGCCGTCTCCATCCGCGCTGGCAGCGGGCGGGTCGTAGCCGCGGTCGAGGCGATGCCGGGACCGCCCCGCGTCAGTCGGGGCCACGGACCTGCCGGCCGTCGCCCTCGCCCGCCGGCGGCTCCGGCGGCTCCGGGCCGGTGTCGGCGTCGGCGTTGAGGTCCGCGTCCGCGTCCGCGTCCGCGGTGAGGTCGCTGCGTGCCGCGGCCCGGGCGCCGCTGGCGGTGCTCCAGGACCAGAACGCGCCGGCGGCGACCAGCCCGACCACGAGACCGATCACGGCTCCGGGCTTGCCCGCGGCGGCGTACCCGATGCCGGCCGGCACGGCCACGATCGCCACGCGGGCGAGCAGGAAGGTCAGCTCGTCGACCGCGCCCCGTCCGTCCATCCCCGGCATCGTGCCAGACCCCGAGACCGGGGGCCGGGACCACGGGTGCCCGCGCGGGTTGAACAAATGTATGTTCAAACGGCGGAGGCACCCCCCGAGACCGGGGCCCGGGCGCCCCCCGGGAGACGGCGGCGCCGATGGCTCACCCCGACCCCCCGAGCCCCCGGGAGCTCGGTGGCTGTGGAGAGCGGCGGGCGGGCCGGGACGATCCGTGGTGGGCTCGGCACATGCCGCGCAACGTGCTGATCATGGACGTGCTGGACTCGCTGCTGGACGCGCTGTTCCGGCTGGTGGTCGGGCGCGGTGACCTCGCCCCGTCGCTGCGCGCCCTCGCCGCGGACGCGGGCATGAGCCCCGCCGGCGTGGTGCACCACTTCGGTTCCCGCCAGCACGCCCTGCACCTGGCCGTCGCCCGCTGGTCGAAGCAGCGGGCCGAGGACCTGCCGTGGGTCGGCGGGCCGGAGGACCTGGTGCGCCTGCTCCCGGAGCGCGAGGACCAGGTCCACGACGCCGCCTTCGACCTCGCGCTGGTCGCGATGGGCCGGGGCGACGAGGGCATCGCCCGGTCGATGGCCGAGCTCCGCCGGGCCCGGCGGCTTCGCCTGCAGCGGGCCGTGCCCCACCTCGACGACGCCTGGCTGGACCTCGTGGTCGCGGCGCTCGACGGGCTGCTCCTGGCCAGGTCGCTGCCCGGCGACCCGCTCAAGGCGGAGTGGGCCCGGGCGGCGCTCGCCCGGCTGCTCGAGCTGCTGCCCAGCGAGCCCAGCGAGCGCGCCCCAGCCTCCTGACCCCCCGCCGCGCCGGCACGCGATCATCGACCGGCCCGCTACATACGTGGTATACATACTCGGTATCCACGACTCGACGGGGGCCGTGGAGCACTCGTCGGGAGGTCGGCCATGTCGGTGAAGCAGGCGCTGCTCGCGCTGCTGGAGCAGGAGCCGATGTACGGCTACCAGCTGCGCACGGAGTTCGAGCAGCGGACGGGGTCGACCTGGCCGCTCAACGTCGGGCAGGTCTACACGACCCTGACCCGGCTCGAGCGGGACGGGCTGGTCGAGACCGCGGCGGCGGACGAGCCCGCGGACGGGGGTGCGACGCACGGGGCGATCTACCGGATCACCGCCGCGGGGCGCGAGGAGGTGGCGGCCTGGTTCACCACGCCGGTGGCCCGCACCCAGCCGCCGCGAGACGAGCTCGCGATCAAGCTGGCGCTGGCCGTGACGGTCCCGGGGGTCGACGTCGGCCAGGTCATCCAGCAGCAGCGGGGCGCGACGATGACGGCGCTGCAGGACTACACCCGGCTCAAGCGGCGGGGAGCGGGCGCGGCGGGGGACGGGCGCCACGAGCTGGCCTGGAGCCTGGTGCTGGACTCGCTGATCTTCGCCGCCGAGGCCGAGATCCGCTGGCTCGACCACTGCGAGGCCCGCCTGCGGCGCGCCGCCGCCGAGCGCCGGGCCGCGGCGACCGCGGCGCCCTCCGCGCCCTCCGCGTCCTCCGCGCCCCCCGCGTCCTCCGCGCCGACCGAGCCCGCCGAGACCCGGGACGGCACCCGGTGACCGCGCAGCTCGGGCCCGAGCAGGCCACCCGCCTGCACCGGGCCGAGGACCGGTGGCTGGCGCTGTGCGCGGTCCGGCTGCGTCGCTCGCCGTCCCGTCGCCCGGTCCGCGGCACCCGGGGCCGGAAGGCGGTGCGGTGATGCACCCGGTGATGGACCCGGTGCTGCAGCTGGTGCAGGTGACCCGGGTGCACGGGCAGGGGGCGACCGAGGTGGTCGCCCTGCGGGAGGTCTCGTTCGCGGCCCACGCCGGCGAGCTGGTGGCGGTGATGGGCCCCTCGGGCTCCGGCAAGTCGACGCTACTCACGCTGGCCGGCGGGCTGGACGAGCCGACCTCGGGCGCGGTGCGCGTCGAGGGCAGCGACCTGGCCACGCTCGGCCACCCGGGACGCGCGCGGATGCGGCGTACCTCGATCGGCTACGTCTTCCAGGACTTCAACCTGATCCCGGCGCTGACCGCGGCGGAGAACGTCGCGCTGCCGCTCGAGCTCGACGGCGTCCGGGCCCGCGAGGCCCGCCGCGCCGCGCGCGCCGCGCTGGACGAGGTCGGGATCGGCGACCTGGCCGACCGGTTCCCCGACGAGATGTCCGGCGGGCAGCAGCAGCGGGTGGCGATCGCCCGGGCGGTGGTCGGCGAGCGCCGGCTGATCCTGGCCGACGAACCCACCGGGGCGCTGGACACCCAGACCGGCGAGGACGTGCTGACGCTGCTGCGTGCTCGTTGCGACGCCGGCGCCGCCGGTGTGCTGGTCACGCACGAGGCCCGGCACGCGGCCTGGGCCGACCGGGTGGTCTTCCTCCGCGACGGCGTCGTGGTGGACGAGTCCGGCTCGCTGCCGGTCGACGCGCTGCTCGAGCCGGGCCTGCTGGGGGGACCGGCGTGAGCCGGTGGTGGGCCGGCTGGCGCCTGGCGCTCCGCCTGGCCCGGCGCGAGGCGCTGCGCGCACGGGGGCGCAGCGTGCTCGTGCTGGTGATGATCGCGCTGCCGGTGCTGGGCGTCACGGCCGCCGACGTGCTGATGAAGACCCAGGACGTCAACACCCGGGAGTCGCTCGACCGCCGCCTGGGCCAGGCCCAGGCCCGGGTGAGCGTCCAGCCGGGCGTGGACACCGTCGTGCAGTGGATCGACCCCGACCGGACCGCGACCTCGGACGGAAGCGAGGACTCCGTCCCGCTGACCGCCCAGCAGGTCTCCCGGACACTCGGCGGCGCCCGCCTGGTCGAGGAGCGGCGCGGCCAGGTCCCGGTCACCACCGACGACGGCCGGCGCGACGTCGCGGCGACCGGGCTCGACCTGCGCGACCCGGTCACGCGCGGGCTCTACCGGCTCACCGCCGGCCGCTGGCCCGCCGCGCCGGGTGAGGTGGTGGTCAACGCCGCGCTGACTGCGCAGGGCTACTCGCTCGACGGCCGCCTCGACGTGGTGGGTCGACCGGCCGCGCGCGATCCCCGGATCGTGGGGATCGCCGAGGACGCCACCGCCCGGGACTACCCGCAGGTCGCGGGCCCGATCGGCACCTTCCACGACGACACCCCCGGCACCACCACCTGGCTGGTGGCCGGCGACCCGGTGACCTGGGACCAGGTCCGGGCGCTGAACCGGCGGGGAGCCACAGTGCTGTCGCGCGCGGTGGTCGAGGACCCGCCGCCGATGCCGCCGCAGATCCGGCAGTACGTCGACCAGTCGAACCAGTCGACCATCGCGGTCGTGGTGCTCGTCGTGGTGATGGCGCTGATCGAGGTGGTGCTGCTGGCCGGTCCGGCGTTCGCGGTCGGCGCACGCCGGCAGTCCCGCTCGCTGGCGCTGCTGGCGGCCACCGGCGGCACCCCGCCCCAGGCGCGCCGGGTCGTGCTTGCCGGCGCGGTGGTGCTCGGCGGCGTCGCCGCGCTGGTCGGCGTGGGGGCGGGAATCGGCGCCGGACGGCTGCTCGTGCCGGTGCTGCAGGCACGGTCCGGCACCTGGTTCGGCCCGTTCGAGGTGCCGTGGCGGCACCTGGCCGGCATCGCGGCGTTCGGCCTGGCCAGCGCAGTCCTCGCGGCCGCGGCGCCGGCCTGGCTGGCCTCCCGCCAGGACGTGGTCGCGGTGCTGGCCGGCCGCCGCGGGGACCGGAAGGCCTCGCTGCGCTCGCCGATCCTCGGCGTGCTGCTGCTCGGCGCCGGGGTGGCGGCCGCGGCGTACGGCGCCTCGGGCGGCGGGAGCGCCAGCGCGGCGTACCCGATCGCGGGCGCGGCCATCGTGTCGGTGCTCGGGATGGTGCTGCTCGTGCCGGTCGTGCTCGTGCTGGTCGGCCGGCTGGCCCGACGGCTGCCGCTGACCCTGCGGTACGCCGCCCGCGACGCCGCGCGACACCGCTCCCGCACCGCGCCCGCCGTCGCCGCCGTGGCCGCGACCGTGGCCGGTGTGGTCGCGCTTGGGATCGCCGTGGCCAGCGACGAGGCGCAGAACGCCGCCCACTACGACCCCTTCCTGGCCGCCGGCGCCGGCGTCGTCACGGCCCCGCAGGGGGTCCGGACGGACTGGGCCGCGATGCGGCGGGTCGTGGAGGGCGACGTCCCCGGCGCCGTCGTGGACCGGGTCCGGGGGCTGGGGACACCCGGGGACGGCTACACCGAGGTGAGCCTGGCGCGTCACCACGAGCCGTTGCTGTGGAGCTACGGGACGAGGTTCGGCGCCGACGTGCTGGTCTCCGACGGGTCGCTGCCCGCCGGCCTCGTCGGCATCTCCGGCTCCGACCGGCGGCGGGCGGAGCGGGCGCTCGCGGCCGGTGGGTTGGTGGCGTTCACCGACCAGGGCGCGACCGACGGGCCGGTGCGGCTGCGGATCCGGATCTCGGACGATCGCGGCCGGAGACAGGGTCGACCGGTGCGGGCCACGGTCCCGGCCACCGTCGTACCGATCGGGAACACGGAAGGGGAGCCGCAGGCCGTGGTGTCCTCCGCCCTTGCCGACCGGCTCGGGCTGCGGGTGGTCCCGGTGGGGCTGACCGTGGGCGGCACCGACATCTCCGCGGCCGAGCAGGAGGCGGCCACCGAGGGGCTGGCCGCGGTCGACGACGGGGCCTCGTTCTACGTCGAGCGCGGCTACGTGCCGGACAGCTCGACGCTGATCATCGAGTGGATCCTCTTCGGGCTCGGGGCCGTGCTGATGCTCGGTGGCACGCTGACCGCGACGTTCCTGGCGCTCTCCGACGCCCGGCCCGACCTGGCCACGCTGGCCGCGGTGGGGGCCGCGCCCCGGACCCGGCGCGGGGTCGCCGCGTCGTACGCGACCTTCGTGGGGGTGGTCGGCGCGCTGCTCGGCGTGGCCGTCGGCTTCATCCCGGGGGTGGCGATCACCTATCCGCTGACCGGCGCCGACTGGTCGCCCGGCGGAGCGGGCGCCGGCGCGGCGCACTTCCTCGACGTCCCGTGGCTGCTGGTGCTCGGGCTGGTCGTCGCCCTCCCGCTGCTCACCGCCGCGGTCGTCGGGCTCTGCGTCCGCTCCCGGCTCCCCCTCGTCGCCCGGCTGGACTGAGGCCTTTGGGGTAGTCCGTGACGTTTGGGTCGCCTTACTGACGAGTAACCGACCCAAACGTCACGGACTACCTCTTCTATCCGACCCAACTAAAAGTCAGGCTTGACTGTTTGTTGCTGTCGGGCGGATGCTGGCGGGGTGAGCAGCCAGGCGGGGACCGTGCGGGTGCCCCAGGAGGAGCGGACCCGGGCGATGCGGGCCCGGCTGCTCGAGGCCACGGTCGAGTGCCTGGTCGAGCGTGGCTTCGGCGGGACCTCGACCACGCTGGTCTCCGAGCGGGCCGGGGTCAGCCGGGGCGCCCAGCTGCACCACTTCCCGACCAAGAACGCGCTGGTGGTCGCCGCGGTCGAGCACCTCACCGACGTCCGGGCGGCCGAGCTGGAGAAGGCGGCGGCCGCGCTGCCGACCGGGCCGCGGCGCACCCGCGCGGTGCTCCAGATGCTCGCCGACCACTTCACCTCCCCGGTCTTCACCGCGGCCCTCGAGCTGTGGGTGGCGGCCCGGACCGACCCGGCGCTGCTGGCGGCGGTCGCACCGCTGGAGCAGCGGGTGGGCCGCGAGACCCACCGGCTCACCGTCGACCTGCTCGAGGCCGACGAGGCCCGGCCGGGCGTGCGCGAGCTGGTGCAGGCCACGCTCGACCTGGTCCGCGGCCTGGGCCTGGCCAACACCATCACCGACGACGTCCGGCGCCGGCACCGGATCCTCGACCAGTGGGCGGCCACCCTCGACGCCGCGCTCGGCGCCACCCCGCAGGAGGACGCATGACCGCCACCAGCAGCCTGCTCGACGACCTGCTGGCCGACCTCGCCGCGGAGGGCGACCGGCTCCGCGACACGGTGGCCGGGCTCGACGACTCCGCCGACGGCGGCTGGCACACCCCGACCCCGGCGGCCGGCTGGGACGTCGCCGCCCAGGTCGCCCACCTCGCGTGGACCGACGAGGCGGCCACCGCCGCCGCCACCGACAAGGCGGCCTGGGACGCGCTGGTGCGGCAGGCCCTCGGCGACCCCGACGGGTTCGTGGACGCCGAGGCGCACCGGCTCGCCGCGCTCCCGGCCGCCGACCTGCTCGCCCGCTGGGACCGGGGGCGGACGACGCTGGCGAAGGCGCTCCACGACTACCCCTCGGGGCAGAAGATGCCGTGGTTCGGCCCGCCGATGGCGCCGGCGTCGATGGCGACCGCCCGGTTCATGGAGACCTGGGCACACGCGCTCGACGTGTACGACGCGCTCGGCGCCGCCCGGCCCGAGCCCACCGACCGGATCCGGCACGTGGCCCACCTCGGCGTGCGGACCAGGGACTTCGCGTTCGGCACCCACGGGCTCGAGCCGCCGGCCGGCGAGTTCCGCGTCGAGCTCGTCGCCCCGTCCGGGGCGCTGTGGACCTGGGGTCCCGAGGGCGCCGACCAGCGGGTCAGCGGCCCGGCGTACGACTTCTGCCTGCTGGTCACCCGGCGCGTGCACCGCGACGACACCGACCTGGTCGCCGCCGGGGCGGACGCGGAGCGCTGGCTCGGCCTGGCGCAGGCGTTCGCGGGCCCGCCCGGCGAGGGGCGCGGCCGGCGTGGCTGACCCGATGACTGACACGGTGACTGACCCGGGGGCTGACCCGATGACTGACCCGGGGACCGGCCCGCTGCTCGTCGGCAACTGCTCGGGCTTCTACGGCGACCGGCTCTCGGCGATGCGCGAGATGCTCGAGGGCTCGGTCGGGGGGCGACCCCTCGACGTGCTCACCGGCGACTACCTGGCCGAGCTCACGATGCTGATCCTGGGCAAGGACACGCTCAAGGACCCCTCCCTCGGCTACGCGCGGACCTTCGTCCGGCAGGCCGAGGACTGCCTCGGGCTGGCGCTCGAACGGGGGGTCCGGATCGTCGCCAACGCCGGCGGCCTCAACCCCGCCGGCCTGGCGCGGCGGCTGCGCGAGGTCGCGGCCGGCCTCGGCCTCGACGTCGCGGTCGCGCACGTCGAGGGTGACGACCTGCGTCCGGTCGCGGCGGAGCACGGCTGGGCGGGCGCGCTCACCGCCAACGCCTACCTGGGCGGCTTCGGCATCGCCGCCGCCCTGCGCGGCGGCGCGGACGTCGTGGTCACCGGCCGGGTCACCGACGCCTCGCTGGTGGTGGGGCCCGCGGTCGCCCACTTCGGCTGGACGCCGGAGTGCTACGACGAGCTCGCGGGCGCCGTCGTGGCTGGGCACGTCCTGGAGTGCGGGACGCAGGCGACCGGCGGCAACTTCTCCGGCTTCCTGGGCCTGGCTCGCGCCGGCGCGCTGTCCCGGCCGCTCGGCTTCCCGGTGGCCGAGCTCGCCGCCGACGGGTCCAGCGTGATCACCAGGGCAGACGGCGCCGGCGGCGCGGTCACCGTCGACACCGTGACCGCCCAGCTGGTCTACGAGGTCCAGTCGACCCACTACCTCGGCCCCGACGTCACCACCGAGCTCGACTCGGTCCGCCTCGAGCAGGTCGGACCGGACCGGGTCGCGGTCACCGGGGTGCGGGGGACGGCGCCGCCGGAGCGGCTGAAGGTCTGCCTCAACGAGCTCGGCGGGTGGCGCAACACGGTGGAGTTCGTGCTCACCGGACTGGAGGTCGAGGAGAAGGAGCGGTGGCTGCGCGACCAGCTCGGCCCCGCGCTGACCGCCGCGTCCGTGTCCTGGACCCGCGGGTCGTTCCCGGCCGAGGACGCGGCCACCGAGGAGGGTGCGTCCTGCCTGCTGCGGTGCACGGTCATGGACCCCTCCCCGGACCCGTGCGGCAAGGCGTTCACCGGCCCCGCGGTCGAGCTCGCGCTCGCGTCGTACCCCGGCTTCACGATGACCGGCCCGCCCGCCGCGCCCACGCCGTACGGCGTCTACCGGGCGGCGTTCGTCGACCGCGGGGCGCTCACGCACACCGTCGTGCACGCCGACGGCCGTCGTGAGGTCGTGCCCGACCCGGAGACGTTCGGCGAGGTGCCGCCCGACGCCGGCCGGCGGCCCTCGCCGTACCCCGCCCCCGCCGACTCGCTCAACCGCCGCCTGCCGCTGGGCACCTTCGTGCACGCCCGCTCCGGCGACAAGGGCGGCGACGCGAACCTCGGGCTGTGGGTCGCGCACGAGGGCCCCGGCCACCCCGAGAAGTACGACGCGCGGGTCACCTGGCTGGCCAAGCTGATCACCCCGAAGAAGATCCGCGAGCTGGTCCCCGAGGCGGCCGACCTCGAGATCGACGTCTACGTGCTGCCGAACCTCGGCGCGGTCAACGTGGTGCTCCGCGGGCTGCTCGGCGCCGGGGTGGCCGCCTCGACCCGCTTCGACCCGCAGGCCAAGGGGCTCGGGGAGTGGGTCCGCTCGCGGATGGTGCACATCCAGGAGGGACTGCTGTGACCCGGAGCGCGTGCTGCTGCCGGCCCCAGAGCCCGGGGGCCCGGTCGTGACCGCCGAGCGCGACGCCCTGCGCGCGACCGCGGCCGAGTTCGTACGCCGGGAGGTGGCACCGCACCTCGACGGCTGGGAGGACGCGGGCTCGGTCCCGCGCGCGCTGCACGCCAAGGCGGCCCGCCAGGGGCTGCTCGGCGTCTCGTTCCCCGAGGCCGTCGGCGGCGAGGGCGGCGACCTGCTGGACTCGGTCGCGCTGCAGGAGGCGATGTTCGAGGCCGGCGCCTCCAGCGGGCTGATGGCGGCGCTGTTCACCGGCGGCATCGCGCTGCCGCACCTCGCGGCCTCCGGCGACGCCGACCTGGTCGACCGGTTCGTCCGCCCGACCCTGGCCGGGGCGACGATCGGCGCGCTCGCGATCACCGAGCCCGGCGGCGGCTCCGACGTCGCGGGCCTCCGCACGACCGCCGTGCGGGACGGCGGGGAGTACGTGGTCAACGGCACCAAGACGTTCATCACCAGCGGGGTCCGGGCGGACTTCGTGACCACCGCCGTCCGCACCGGCGGGCCGGCCGGCCCCGGGGGTGGCCACGCGGGCATCTCGCTGCTCGTCGTCGAGAAGGGCACGCCGGGCTTCACCGTCGACCGGGCGCTGGGCAAGATGGGCTGGCACTGCTCCGACACCGCCGAGCTGTCCTTCGTCGACGCGCGGGTCCCGGTGGCCAACCTGGTCGGCGCGGAGAACTCCGGCTTCTACCAGATCGCCGAGCAGTTCGTCGTCGAGCGGATCGCGCTGGCGGTGCACGCCTACGGCATCGCGGCCCGCAGCCTGGCGCTGACCGCGGCGTACTGCCGCGACCGCGAGACCTTCGGCAGGCCGCTGGTCGCCAACCAGGTGGTCCGGCACAAGCTCGTCGAGATGCACCGGCAGGTCGAGGTCGCCCGCACGTACACCCGCGAGGTGGCCCGGCGCCACGTCCTGCACACCCGGGGGCAGGGCGAGAACGTCGTCGCCGAGGCCTGCCTGGCCAAGCAGACCGCCTGCGACGCCGCCACCCACGTCTGTCACGAGGCGGTCCAGCTGCACGGCGGGGCCGGCTACCTGCACGGGACCGAGGTGGAGCGGCACTACCGCGACGCCCGGATCCTGCCGATCGGAGGAGGAGCGACCGAGGTGCTGACCGATCTGGCCGCACGGCTGTTGGGCTACACACCGTGACCGCGGACGCGGTGGTCGAGCCCGCCGAGCCGGCCGAGCCCGCCGAGCCTGCCGAGCCCACGAACCGGGAGGCGATGCTGGAGAAGCTCGCCGCCCTCGACGCCGAGCACGCGAAGGCGGTCGCCGGCGGCGGGGAGAAGTACGTCGAGCGGCACCACGCCCGCGGCCGGCTGCTGCCCCGGGAGCGGATCGAGCTGCTGGTCGACGAGGGCTCGGCGTTCCTGGAGCTGAGCCCGCTCGCGGGCTGGGGCTCGGACTTCACCGTCGGCGCCAGCGTGGTCACCGGCATCGGCGTGGTCGAGGGCGTCGAGTGCCTGATCACCGCCAACGACCCGACCGTGAAGGGCGGCGCGAGCAACCCGTGGACGGTCAAGAAGATCTTCCGCGCCTCGCAGATCGCCGAGGAGAACGGGCTGCCGACGATCTCGCTGGTGGAGTCCGGCGGCGCCGACCTGCCGACCCAGAAGGAGATCTTCATCCCGGGCGGTCGGCTGTTCCGCGACCTAACCCGGGCCAGTGCCCGCAAGCAGCCGACGATCGCGCTGGTCTTCGGCAACTCCACCGCCGGCGGCGCCTACGTGCCGGGCATGAGCGACTACACGGTGATGGTCAAGGAGCAGGCCAAGGTGTTCCTCGGCGGCCCGCCGCTGGTGAAGATGGCGACCGGCGAGGAGTCCGACGACGAGTCGCTCGGCGGCGCCGAGATGCACGCGCGGACCTCGGGCCTGGCCGACTACCTCGCCGAGGACGAGCGCGACGCGATCCGGATCGGCCGCCGGATCGTGGCCCGGCTCAACTGGCGCAAGGCGTACTCCCCGGAGCATGTCTCGGGGCAGGGCCCGGGGCACGTCCCGGCGTACGCCGAGCCGGACCGGGACCCCGAGGGGCTCCTGGACCTGATCCCGACCGACCTGAGGGAGCCGTTCGACCCCCGCGAGGTGATCGCCCGCGTGGTCGACGGCGCCGGCCCCGGCAACGAGGTCGCCTTCGACGAGTTCAAGCCGCTCTACGGCCCGAGCCTGGTCACCGGCTGGGCGCGGCTCCACGGCCGGCCGGTCGGCATCCTCGCCAACGCCCAGGGCGTGCTGTTCTCCGAGGAGGCGCAGAAGGCGA is a window encoding:
- a CDS encoding acyclic terpene utilization AtuA family protein, producing the protein MTDPGTGPLLVGNCSGFYGDRLSAMREMLEGSVGGRPLDVLTGDYLAELTMLILGKDTLKDPSLGYARTFVRQAEDCLGLALERGVRIVANAGGLNPAGLARRLREVAAGLGLDVAVAHVEGDDLRPVAAEHGWAGALTANAYLGGFGIAAALRGGADVVVTGRVTDASLVVGPAVAHFGWTPECYDELAGAVVAGHVLECGTQATGGNFSGFLGLARAGALSRPLGFPVAELAADGSSVITRADGAGGAVTVDTVTAQLVYEVQSTHYLGPDVTTELDSVRLEQVGPDRVAVTGVRGTAPPERLKVCLNELGGWRNTVEFVLTGLEVEEKERWLRDQLGPALTAASVSWTRGSFPAEDAATEEGASCLLRCTVMDPSPDPCGKAFTGPAVELALASYPGFTMTGPPAAPTPYGVYRAAFVDRGALTHTVVHADGRREVVPDPETFGEVPPDAGRRPSPYPAPADSLNRRLPLGTFVHARSGDKGGDANLGLWVAHEGPGHPEKYDARVTWLAKLITPKKIRELVPEAADLEIDVYVLPNLGAVNVVLRGLLGAGVAASTRFDPQAKGLGEWVRSRMVHIQEGLL
- a CDS encoding acyl-CoA dehydrogenase family protein, coding for MTAERDALRATAAEFVRREVAPHLDGWEDAGSVPRALHAKAARQGLLGVSFPEAVGGEGGDLLDSVALQEAMFEAGASSGLMAALFTGGIALPHLAASGDADLVDRFVRPTLAGATIGALAITEPGGGSDVAGLRTTAVRDGGEYVVNGTKTFITSGVRADFVTTAVRTGGPAGPGGGHAGISLLVVEKGTPGFTVDRALGKMGWHCSDTAELSFVDARVPVANLVGAENSGFYQIAEQFVVERIALAVHAYGIAARSLALTAAYCRDRETFGRPLVANQVVRHKLVEMHRQVEVARTYTREVARRHVLHTRGQGENVVAEACLAKQTACDAATHVCHEAVQLHGGAGYLHGTEVERHYRDARILPIGGGATEVLTDLAARLLGYTP
- a CDS encoding acyl-CoA carboxylase subunit beta, which gives rise to MLEKLAALDAEHAKAVAGGGEKYVERHHARGRLLPRERIELLVDEGSAFLELSPLAGWGSDFTVGASVVTGIGVVEGVECLITANDPTVKGGASNPWTVKKIFRASQIAEENGLPTISLVESGGADLPTQKEIFIPGGRLFRDLTRASARKQPTIALVFGNSTAGGAYVPGMSDYTVMVKEQAKVFLGGPPLVKMATGEESDDESLGGAEMHARTSGLADYLAEDERDAIRIGRRIVARLNWRKAYSPEHVSGQGPGHVPAYAEPDRDPEGLLDLIPTDLREPFDPREVIARVVDGAGPGNEVAFDEFKPLYGPSLVTGWARLHGRPVGILANAQGVLFSEEAQKATQFIQLANQVDTPLLFLHNTTGYMVGKEYEQGGIIKHGAMMINAVSNSTVPHLSIIMGASYGAGNYGMNGRAYDPRFLFTWPSAKSAVMGPAQLAGVLSIVARAAAEARGKEYDEAGDAAMREFVEAQVEEQSLPFFLSGLLYDDGVIDPRDTRTVLGICLSVIENKPYAGTDRFGVFRP